From the Halalkalicoccus sp. CGA53 genome, one window contains:
- a CDS encoding DUF5806 family protein gives MREDPRETSPPDDASETESAGGVVPGVDTDESDGEEATPETNGESPAPEPGREGNDGESGSESAGPGVSEGPTGEKEEVPGDGADSEDPADRRAVPEDVRNYARFTKMDGASYDRVNGFLRDRTYITAREWAMARLCADFRTETGVEMTKIGENLPELVPFMTDTYTPQAVNQARHSFEGKVTKAGATFLYGAMCDFFTAEELDELMYEVTEVAKFLLEVEGADLTVEAELEAEDRISEVMREVRRSSEQLRNEELSHDHGECPHCGGDLSE, from the coding sequence ATGCGCGAGGATCCCCGGGAGACGAGCCCTCCGGACGACGCGAGCGAGACAGAGAGCGCTGGAGGGGTCGTCCCCGGCGTCGACACAGACGAGAGCGACGGGGAGGAAGCCACCCCCGAGACGAACGGCGAGTCCCCCGCCCCGGAACCCGGACGCGAAGGGAACGACGGCGAGTCCGGGTCCGAGAGCGCCGGTCCCGGGGTTTCCGAGGGACCCACGGGGGAGAAAGAGGAGGTCCCCGGGGACGGTGCCGACTCCGAGGACCCGGCGGACCGTCGGGCCGTGCCCGAGGACGTCAGGAACTACGCCCGCTTCACGAAGATGGACGGGGCATCCTACGACCGCGTCAACGGCTTTCTGCGGGACCGGACGTACATCACCGCCCGCGAGTGGGCGATGGCCCGGCTCTGTGCCGACTTCAGGACCGAGACGGGCGTCGAGATGACGAAGATCGGCGAGAACCTCCCCGAGCTCGTCCCGTTCATGACCGACACCTACACCCCACAGGCGGTCAACCAGGCCCGACACTCCTTCGAGGGGAAGGTGACGAAGGCCGGTGCGACGTTCCTCTACGGGGCGATGTGTGACTTCTTCACCGCCGAGGAGCTCGACGAGCTGATGTACGAGGTCACCGAGGTCGCGAAGTTCCTCCTGGAGGTCGAGGGTGCGGACCTCACGGTCGAGGCGGAACTCGAAGCCGAGGACCGGATCTCCGAAGTGATGCGCGAGGTGCGACGGTCGAGCGAACAGCTCCGAAACGAGGAGCTCTCGCACGATCACGGGGAGTGTCCGCACTGCGGCGGCGACCTGAGCGAGTGA